A part of Methanobrevibacter sp. genomic DNA contains:
- the rnhB gene encoding ribonuclease HII translates to MDILGIDEAGRGSVLGPMVIAGVIVPEKMDKVLERMGVKDSKRITPNRRTILSRKLKKMFEYEIVIISAREIDELRAKGVNLNEIEKNAMESIILKLKPEKSIVDAVDVKAERFQENLCKDTGCNVVAEHKADDKYIEVGAASIIAKVERDNYINEINKEYIKSGGIGSGYPSDPATKKFLTNFTYDEMPDFVRKSWATVAKMK, encoded by the coding sequence ATGGATATTTTAGGAATTGATGAGGCAGGCAGAGGCTCTGTTTTAGGGCCTATGGTTATTGCAGGAGTTATTGTTCCTGAAAAAATGGATAAAGTTCTTGAAAGAATGGGTGTTAAAGATTCAAAAAGAATCACTCCTAATCGTCGCACAATCTTGTCTAGAAAATTAAAAAAGATGTTTGAATATGAGATTGTTATTATTTCCGCTCGTGAAATTGATGAATTAAGGGCAAAAGGTGTTAATCTTAATGAAATAGAAAAAAATGCTATGGAAAGTATTATTTTAAAATTAAAACCCGAAAAATCCATTGTTGATGCAGTTGATGTTAAAGCAGAACGTTTTCAGGAAAACTTATGTAAAGATACTGGTTGTAATGTAGTTGCAGAACATAAAGCGGATGATAAGTATATTGAAGTTGGCGCAGCGTCTATCATTGCTAAAGTTGAAAGAGACAATTATATTAATGAAATCAATAAAGAATATATCAAATCTGGTGGTATTGGCTCAGGTTATCCTTCAGACCCTGCAACAAAAAAATTTTTAACTAATTTTACCTATGATGAAATGCCGGATTTTGTTAGAAAATCATGGGCTACTGTTGCAAAAATGAAGTAA